From Diospyros lotus cultivar Yz01 chromosome 4, ASM1463336v1, whole genome shotgun sequence, a single genomic window includes:
- the LOC127800075 gene encoding UDP-rhamnose/UDP-galactose transporter 6-like isoform X2, whose amino-acid sequence MKMAPASKGDKKAATDAAAWMFNVVTSVGVILVNKALMATYGFSFATTLTGLHFATTTFMTAVLRWLGYIQTSHLPFPELLKFVLFANFSIVGMNVSLMWNSVGFYQIAKLSMIPVSCLLEVVFDKIRYSRDTKLSIAVVLLGVAVCTVTDVSVNAKGFIAAFIAVWSTALQQYYVHFLQRKYSLSSFNLLGHTAPAQAATLLLLGPFVDYWLTNRRIDAFDFSIASLVFIVLSCTIAVGTNLSQFICIGRFTAVSFQVLGHMKTILVLILGFLFFGKEGLNLHVVLGMVIAVVGMVWYGSASSKPGGKERRSHTLLPISGQQKHGSLSESSEFDDKDQLTKTIIGKGQESGGLYLLDSESITLVACSGISSVSPLQLHCHSAHPSLSDSADDFIVLYVSSLVPSFHSDSSVYVNVMHPPQLLRFYTLLPIKSDLVFQLLFIKGVTTQALRS is encoded by the exons ATGAAAATGGCTCCAGCTAGCAAGGGTGACAAGAAGGCAGCAACAGATGCGGCTGCATGGATGTTCAATGTAGTAACATCTGTTGGGGTTATTTTGGTGAATAAAGCCTTAATGGCCACATATGGTTTCAGTTTTG CTACAACATTAACCGGTTTGCATTTTGCCACCACAACCTTCATGACGGCTGTTCTTAGGTGGCTGGGGTACATCCAAACTTCTCATTTACCCTTTCCCGAGCTTCTGAAATTTGTTCTATTTGCAAACTTCTCTATTGTTGGTATGAATGTTAGTCTGATGTGGAATTCAGTAGGATTCTATCAG ATCGCAAAGCTGAGTATGATCCCTGTATCATGCTTATTGGAAGTTGTTTTCGATAAGATTCGTTATTCAAGAGACACGAAGCTCAGCATTGCAGTTGTTCTCCTAGGTGTTGCTGTCTGCACTGTTACTGATGTGAGTGTTAATGCTAAAGGCTTCATTGCTGCCTTTATTGCAGTGTGGAGTACTGCCCTACAACAATAT TATGTGCATTTTCTTCAACGGAAGTACTCGCTCAGTTCCTTCAATCTATTAGGACATACTGCACCTGCTCAGGCTGCAACTCTGCTGCTACTAGGCCCATTTGTGGATTATTGGTTGACAAACAGGAGAATTGATGCCTTCGACTTTAGTATAGCATCTTTG GTATTTATAGTCCTATCTTGCACCATTGCAGTCGGGACCAATCTCAGTCAGTTCATCTGCATTGGCAGATTCACAGCTGTGTCGTTCCAAGTTCTTGGACATATGAAGACAATCCTTGTATTGATCCTGGGTTTTCTATTCTTCGGGAAGGAGGGTCTAAATCTACACGTGGTCCTAGGAATGGTCATAGCCGTAGTTGGAATGGTTTGGTATGGAAGTGCATCATCCAAACCTGGTGGAAAGGAGCGCCGGAGCCATACATTACTGCCTATAAGCGGACAGCAGAAACACGGCAGTTTATCAGAATCTTCGGAATTCGATGACAAG GATCAATTAACGAAGACGATTATTGGTAAAGGTCAAGAATCTGGTGGACTGTACCTCCTTGACAGTGAGAGTATTACTTTAGTGGCCTGCTCTGGTATTTCTTCAGTATCACCTCTTCAGCTTCATTGTCATTCAGCGCATCCCTCTTTGTCAG ATTCTGCTGATGATTTCATCGTACTTTATGTTTCTTCCCTTGTTCCCTCATTCCATTCAGATTCATCAGTTTATGTGAATGTGATGCATCCCCCCCAATTACTCAG ATTCTACACCCTCTTACCTATCAAGTCAGACCTTGTGTTCCAATTGCTCTTCATAAAG ggagTGACAACTCAGGCACTGAGAAGTTGA
- the LOC127800075 gene encoding UDP-rhamnose/UDP-galactose transporter 6-like isoform X1, with the protein MKMAPASKGDKKAATDAAAWMFNVVTSVGVILVNKALMATYGFSFATTLTGLHFATTTFMTAVLRWLGYIQTSHLPFPELLKFVLFANFSIVGMNVSLMWNSVGFYQIAKLSMIPVSCLLEVVFDKIRYSRDTKLSIAVVLLGVAVCTVTDVSVNAKGFIAAFIAVWSTALQQYYVHFLQRKYSLSSFNLLGHTAPAQAATLLLLGPFVDYWLTNRRIDAFDFSIASLVFIVLSCTIAVGTNLSQFICIGRFTAVSFQVLGHMKTILVLILGFLFFGKEGLNLHVVLGMVIAVVGMVWYGSASSKPGGKERRSHTLLPISGQQKHGSLSESSEFDDKDQLTKTIIGKGQESGGLYLLDSESITLVACSDSADDFIVLYVSSLVPSFHSDSSVYVNVMHPPQLLRFYTLLPIKSDLVFQLLFIKVNTLSPPKYPISNFVTYSGLSTCLSSFLSSLDRYSIPQSISEAVEHPDWWMTIEEMTAL; encoded by the exons ATGAAAATGGCTCCAGCTAGCAAGGGTGACAAGAAGGCAGCAACAGATGCGGCTGCATGGATGTTCAATGTAGTAACATCTGTTGGGGTTATTTTGGTGAATAAAGCCTTAATGGCCACATATGGTTTCAGTTTTG CTACAACATTAACCGGTTTGCATTTTGCCACCACAACCTTCATGACGGCTGTTCTTAGGTGGCTGGGGTACATCCAAACTTCTCATTTACCCTTTCCCGAGCTTCTGAAATTTGTTCTATTTGCAAACTTCTCTATTGTTGGTATGAATGTTAGTCTGATGTGGAATTCAGTAGGATTCTATCAG ATCGCAAAGCTGAGTATGATCCCTGTATCATGCTTATTGGAAGTTGTTTTCGATAAGATTCGTTATTCAAGAGACACGAAGCTCAGCATTGCAGTTGTTCTCCTAGGTGTTGCTGTCTGCACTGTTACTGATGTGAGTGTTAATGCTAAAGGCTTCATTGCTGCCTTTATTGCAGTGTGGAGTACTGCCCTACAACAATAT TATGTGCATTTTCTTCAACGGAAGTACTCGCTCAGTTCCTTCAATCTATTAGGACATACTGCACCTGCTCAGGCTGCAACTCTGCTGCTACTAGGCCCATTTGTGGATTATTGGTTGACAAACAGGAGAATTGATGCCTTCGACTTTAGTATAGCATCTTTG GTATTTATAGTCCTATCTTGCACCATTGCAGTCGGGACCAATCTCAGTCAGTTCATCTGCATTGGCAGATTCACAGCTGTGTCGTTCCAAGTTCTTGGACATATGAAGACAATCCTTGTATTGATCCTGGGTTTTCTATTCTTCGGGAAGGAGGGTCTAAATCTACACGTGGTCCTAGGAATGGTCATAGCCGTAGTTGGAATGGTTTGGTATGGAAGTGCATCATCCAAACCTGGTGGAAAGGAGCGCCGGAGCCATACATTACTGCCTATAAGCGGACAGCAGAAACACGGCAGTTTATCAGAATCTTCGGAATTCGATGACAAG GATCAATTAACGAAGACGATTATTGGTAAAGGTCAAGAATCTGGTGGACTGTACCTCCTTGACAGTGAGAGTATTACTTTAGTGGCCTGCTCTG ATTCTGCTGATGATTTCATCGTACTTTATGTTTCTTCCCTTGTTCCCTCATTCCATTCAGATTCATCAGTTTATGTGAATGTGATGCATCCCCCCCAATTACTCAG ATTCTACACCCTCTTACCTATCAAGTCAGACCTTGTGTTCCAATTGCTCTTCATAAAGGTAAACACACTTTCCCCTCCTAAATATCCCATCTCTAATTTTGTCACTTACTCTGGCTTGTCAACTTGTTTGAGTTCTttcttgtcttctcttgatcgcTATTCCATCCCACAATCTATTAGTGAGGCAGTAGAACATCCTGATTGGTGGATGACAATAGAGGAAATGACAGCTCTCTAG
- the LOC127800075 gene encoding UDP-rhamnose/UDP-galactose transporter 6-like isoform X5, whose amino-acid sequence MIPVSCLLEVVFDKIRYSRDTKLSIAVVLLGVAVCTVTDVSVNAKGFIAAFIAVWSTALQQYYVHFLQRKYSLSSFNLLGHTAPAQAATLLLLGPFVDYWLTNRRIDAFDFSIASLVFIVLSCTIAVGTNLSQFICIGRFTAVSFQVLGHMKTILVLILGFLFFGKEGLNLHVVLGMVIAVVGMVWYGSASSKPGGKERRSHTLLPISGQQKHGSLSESSEFDDKDQLTKTIIGKGQESGGLYLLDSESITLVACSGISSVSPLQLHCHSAHPSLSDSADDFIVLYVSSLVPSFHSDSSVYVNVMHPPQLLRFYTLLPIKSDLVFQLLFIKVNTLSPPKYPISNFVTYSGLSTCLSSFLSSLDRYSIPQSISEAVEHPDWWMTIEEMTAL is encoded by the exons ATGATCCCTGTATCATGCTTATTGGAAGTTGTTTTCGATAAGATTCGTTATTCAAGAGACACGAAGCTCAGCATTGCAGTTGTTCTCCTAGGTGTTGCTGTCTGCACTGTTACTGATGTGAGTGTTAATGCTAAAGGCTTCATTGCTGCCTTTATTGCAGTGTGGAGTACTGCCCTACAACAATAT TATGTGCATTTTCTTCAACGGAAGTACTCGCTCAGTTCCTTCAATCTATTAGGACATACTGCACCTGCTCAGGCTGCAACTCTGCTGCTACTAGGCCCATTTGTGGATTATTGGTTGACAAACAGGAGAATTGATGCCTTCGACTTTAGTATAGCATCTTTG GTATTTATAGTCCTATCTTGCACCATTGCAGTCGGGACCAATCTCAGTCAGTTCATCTGCATTGGCAGATTCACAGCTGTGTCGTTCCAAGTTCTTGGACATATGAAGACAATCCTTGTATTGATCCTGGGTTTTCTATTCTTCGGGAAGGAGGGTCTAAATCTACACGTGGTCCTAGGAATGGTCATAGCCGTAGTTGGAATGGTTTGGTATGGAAGTGCATCATCCAAACCTGGTGGAAAGGAGCGCCGGAGCCATACATTACTGCCTATAAGCGGACAGCAGAAACACGGCAGTTTATCAGAATCTTCGGAATTCGATGACAAG GATCAATTAACGAAGACGATTATTGGTAAAGGTCAAGAATCTGGTGGACTGTACCTCCTTGACAGTGAGAGTATTACTTTAGTGGCCTGCTCTGGTATTTCTTCAGTATCACCTCTTCAGCTTCATTGTCATTCAGCGCATCCCTCTTTGTCAG ATTCTGCTGATGATTTCATCGTACTTTATGTTTCTTCCCTTGTTCCCTCATTCCATTCAGATTCATCAGTTTATGTGAATGTGATGCATCCCCCCCAATTACTCAG ATTCTACACCCTCTTACCTATCAAGTCAGACCTTGTGTTCCAATTGCTCTTCATAAAGGTAAACACACTTTCCCCTCCTAAATATCCCATCTCTAATTTTGTCACTTACTCTGGCTTGTCAACTTGTTTGAGTTCTttcttgtcttctcttgatcgcTATTCCATCCCACAATCTATTAGTGAGGCAGTAGAACATCCTGATTGGTGGATGACAATAGAGGAAATGACAGCTCTCTAG
- the LOC127800075 gene encoding UDP-rhamnose/UDP-galactose transporter 6-like isoform X3, whose amino-acid sequence MKMAPASKGDKKAATDAAAWMFNVVTSVGVILVNKALMATYGFSFATTLTGLHFATTTFMTAVLRWLGYIQTSHLPFPELLKFVLFANFSIVGMNVSLMWNSVGFYQIAKLSMIPVSCLLEVVFDKIRYSRDTKLSIAVVLLGVAVCTVTDVSVNAKGFIAAFIAVWSTALQQYYVHFLQRKYSLSSFNLLGHTAPAQAATLLLLGPFVDYWLTNRRIDAFDFSIASLVFIVLSCTIAVGTNLSQFICIGRFTAVSFQVLGHMKTILVLILGFLFFGKEGLNLHVVLGMVIAVVGMVWYGSASSKPGGKERRSHTLLPISGQQKHGSLSESSEFDDKDQLTKTIIGKGQESGGLYLLDSESITLVACSGISSVSPLQLHCHSAHPSLSDSADDFIVLYVSSLVPSFHSDSSVYVNVMHPPQLLRFYTLLPIKSDLVFQLLFIKIR is encoded by the exons ATGAAAATGGCTCCAGCTAGCAAGGGTGACAAGAAGGCAGCAACAGATGCGGCTGCATGGATGTTCAATGTAGTAACATCTGTTGGGGTTATTTTGGTGAATAAAGCCTTAATGGCCACATATGGTTTCAGTTTTG CTACAACATTAACCGGTTTGCATTTTGCCACCACAACCTTCATGACGGCTGTTCTTAGGTGGCTGGGGTACATCCAAACTTCTCATTTACCCTTTCCCGAGCTTCTGAAATTTGTTCTATTTGCAAACTTCTCTATTGTTGGTATGAATGTTAGTCTGATGTGGAATTCAGTAGGATTCTATCAG ATCGCAAAGCTGAGTATGATCCCTGTATCATGCTTATTGGAAGTTGTTTTCGATAAGATTCGTTATTCAAGAGACACGAAGCTCAGCATTGCAGTTGTTCTCCTAGGTGTTGCTGTCTGCACTGTTACTGATGTGAGTGTTAATGCTAAAGGCTTCATTGCTGCCTTTATTGCAGTGTGGAGTACTGCCCTACAACAATAT TATGTGCATTTTCTTCAACGGAAGTACTCGCTCAGTTCCTTCAATCTATTAGGACATACTGCACCTGCTCAGGCTGCAACTCTGCTGCTACTAGGCCCATTTGTGGATTATTGGTTGACAAACAGGAGAATTGATGCCTTCGACTTTAGTATAGCATCTTTG GTATTTATAGTCCTATCTTGCACCATTGCAGTCGGGACCAATCTCAGTCAGTTCATCTGCATTGGCAGATTCACAGCTGTGTCGTTCCAAGTTCTTGGACATATGAAGACAATCCTTGTATTGATCCTGGGTTTTCTATTCTTCGGGAAGGAGGGTCTAAATCTACACGTGGTCCTAGGAATGGTCATAGCCGTAGTTGGAATGGTTTGGTATGGAAGTGCATCATCCAAACCTGGTGGAAAGGAGCGCCGGAGCCATACATTACTGCCTATAAGCGGACAGCAGAAACACGGCAGTTTATCAGAATCTTCGGAATTCGATGACAAG GATCAATTAACGAAGACGATTATTGGTAAAGGTCAAGAATCTGGTGGACTGTACCTCCTTGACAGTGAGAGTATTACTTTAGTGGCCTGCTCTGGTATTTCTTCAGTATCACCTCTTCAGCTTCATTGTCATTCAGCGCATCCCTCTTTGTCAG ATTCTGCTGATGATTTCATCGTACTTTATGTTTCTTCCCTTGTTCCCTCATTCCATTCAGATTCATCAGTTTATGTGAATGTGATGCATCCCCCCCAATTACTCAG ATTCTACACCCTCTTACCTATCAAGTCAGACCTTGTGTTCCAATTGCTCTTCATAAAG
- the LOC127800075 gene encoding UDP-rhamnose/UDP-galactose transporter 6-like isoform X4 encodes MKMAPASKGDKKAATDAAAWMFNVVTSVGVILVNKALMATYGFSFATTLTGLHFATTTFMTAVLRWLGYIQTSHLPFPELLKFVLFANFSIVGMNVSLMWNSVGFYQIAKLSMIPVSCLLEVVFDKIRYSRDTKLSIAVVLLGVAVCTVTDVSVNAKGFIAAFIAVWSTALQQYYVHFLQRKYSLSSFNLLGHTAPAQAATLLLLGPFVDYWLTNRRIDAFDFSIASLVFIVLSCTIAVGTNLSQFICIGRFTAVSFQVLGHMKTILVLILGFLFFGKEGLNLHVVLGMVIAVVGMVWYGSASSKPGGKERRSHTLLPISGQQKHGSLSESSEFDDKDQLTKTIIGKGQESGGLYLLDSESITLVACSGISSVSPLQLHCHSAHPSLSDQMS; translated from the exons ATGAAAATGGCTCCAGCTAGCAAGGGTGACAAGAAGGCAGCAACAGATGCGGCTGCATGGATGTTCAATGTAGTAACATCTGTTGGGGTTATTTTGGTGAATAAAGCCTTAATGGCCACATATGGTTTCAGTTTTG CTACAACATTAACCGGTTTGCATTTTGCCACCACAACCTTCATGACGGCTGTTCTTAGGTGGCTGGGGTACATCCAAACTTCTCATTTACCCTTTCCCGAGCTTCTGAAATTTGTTCTATTTGCAAACTTCTCTATTGTTGGTATGAATGTTAGTCTGATGTGGAATTCAGTAGGATTCTATCAG ATCGCAAAGCTGAGTATGATCCCTGTATCATGCTTATTGGAAGTTGTTTTCGATAAGATTCGTTATTCAAGAGACACGAAGCTCAGCATTGCAGTTGTTCTCCTAGGTGTTGCTGTCTGCACTGTTACTGATGTGAGTGTTAATGCTAAAGGCTTCATTGCTGCCTTTATTGCAGTGTGGAGTACTGCCCTACAACAATAT TATGTGCATTTTCTTCAACGGAAGTACTCGCTCAGTTCCTTCAATCTATTAGGACATACTGCACCTGCTCAGGCTGCAACTCTGCTGCTACTAGGCCCATTTGTGGATTATTGGTTGACAAACAGGAGAATTGATGCCTTCGACTTTAGTATAGCATCTTTG GTATTTATAGTCCTATCTTGCACCATTGCAGTCGGGACCAATCTCAGTCAGTTCATCTGCATTGGCAGATTCACAGCTGTGTCGTTCCAAGTTCTTGGACATATGAAGACAATCCTTGTATTGATCCTGGGTTTTCTATTCTTCGGGAAGGAGGGTCTAAATCTACACGTGGTCCTAGGAATGGTCATAGCCGTAGTTGGAATGGTTTGGTATGGAAGTGCATCATCCAAACCTGGTGGAAAGGAGCGCCGGAGCCATACATTACTGCCTATAAGCGGACAGCAGAAACACGGCAGTTTATCAGAATCTTCGGAATTCGATGACAAG GATCAATTAACGAAGACGATTATTGGTAAAGGTCAAGAATCTGGTGGACTGTACCTCCTTGACAGTGAGAGTATTACTTTAGTGGCCTGCTCTGGTATTTCTTCAGTATCACCTCTTCAGCTTCATTGTCATTCAGCGCATCCCTCTTTGTCAG
- the LOC127800075 gene encoding UDP-rhamnose/UDP-galactose transporter 6-like isoform X6: protein MKMAPASKGDKKAATDAAAWMFNVVTSVGVILVNKALMATYGFSFATTLTGLHFATTTFMTAVLRWLGYIQTSHLPFPELLKFVLFANFSIVGMNVSLMWNSVGFYQIAKLSMIPVSCLLEVVFDKIRYSRDTKLSIAVVLLGVAVCTVTDVSVNAKGFIAAFIAVWSTALQQYYVHFLQRKYSLSSFNLLGHTAPAQAATLLLLGPFVDYWLTNRRIDAFDFSIASLVFIVLSCTIAVGTNLSQFICIGRFTAVSFQVLGHMKTILVLILGFLFFGKEGLNLHVVLGMVIAVVGMVWYGSASSKPGGKERRSHTLLPISGQQKHGSLSESSEFDDKHQLRLLPWKCN, encoded by the exons ATGAAAATGGCTCCAGCTAGCAAGGGTGACAAGAAGGCAGCAACAGATGCGGCTGCATGGATGTTCAATGTAGTAACATCTGTTGGGGTTATTTTGGTGAATAAAGCCTTAATGGCCACATATGGTTTCAGTTTTG CTACAACATTAACCGGTTTGCATTTTGCCACCACAACCTTCATGACGGCTGTTCTTAGGTGGCTGGGGTACATCCAAACTTCTCATTTACCCTTTCCCGAGCTTCTGAAATTTGTTCTATTTGCAAACTTCTCTATTGTTGGTATGAATGTTAGTCTGATGTGGAATTCAGTAGGATTCTATCAG ATCGCAAAGCTGAGTATGATCCCTGTATCATGCTTATTGGAAGTTGTTTTCGATAAGATTCGTTATTCAAGAGACACGAAGCTCAGCATTGCAGTTGTTCTCCTAGGTGTTGCTGTCTGCACTGTTACTGATGTGAGTGTTAATGCTAAAGGCTTCATTGCTGCCTTTATTGCAGTGTGGAGTACTGCCCTACAACAATAT TATGTGCATTTTCTTCAACGGAAGTACTCGCTCAGTTCCTTCAATCTATTAGGACATACTGCACCTGCTCAGGCTGCAACTCTGCTGCTACTAGGCCCATTTGTGGATTATTGGTTGACAAACAGGAGAATTGATGCCTTCGACTTTAGTATAGCATCTTTG GTATTTATAGTCCTATCTTGCACCATTGCAGTCGGGACCAATCTCAGTCAGTTCATCTGCATTGGCAGATTCACAGCTGTGTCGTTCCAAGTTCTTGGACATATGAAGACAATCCTTGTATTGATCCTGGGTTTTCTATTCTTCGGGAAGGAGGGTCTAAATCTACACGTGGTCCTAGGAATGGTCATAGCCGTAGTTGGAATGGTTTGGTATGGAAGTGCATCATCCAAACCTGGTGGAAAGGAGCGCCGGAGCCATACATTACTGCCTATAAGCGGACAGCAGAAACACGGCAGTTTATCAGAATCTTCGGAATTCGATGACAAG CACCAACTTAGGTTATTACCATGGAAATGCAACTGA
- the LOC127800075 gene encoding UDP-rhamnose/UDP-galactose transporter 6-like isoform X8, translating into MKMAPASKGDKKAATDAAAWMFNVVTSVGVILVNKALMATYGFSFATTLTGLHFATTTFMTAVLRWLGYIQTSHLPFPELLKFVLFANFSIVGMNVSLMWNSVGFYQIAKLSMIPVSCLLEVVFDKIRYSRDTKLSIAVVLLGVAVCTVTDVSVNAKGFIAAFIAVWSTALQQYYVHFLQRKYSLSSFNLLGHTAPAQAATLLLLGPFVDYWLTNRRIDAFDFSIASLVFIVLSCTIAVGTNLSQFICIGRFTAVSFQVLGHMKTILVLILGFLFFGKEGLNLHVVLGMVIAVVGMVWYGSASSKPGGKERRSHTLLPISGQQKHGSLSESSEFDDK; encoded by the exons ATGAAAATGGCTCCAGCTAGCAAGGGTGACAAGAAGGCAGCAACAGATGCGGCTGCATGGATGTTCAATGTAGTAACATCTGTTGGGGTTATTTTGGTGAATAAAGCCTTAATGGCCACATATGGTTTCAGTTTTG CTACAACATTAACCGGTTTGCATTTTGCCACCACAACCTTCATGACGGCTGTTCTTAGGTGGCTGGGGTACATCCAAACTTCTCATTTACCCTTTCCCGAGCTTCTGAAATTTGTTCTATTTGCAAACTTCTCTATTGTTGGTATGAATGTTAGTCTGATGTGGAATTCAGTAGGATTCTATCAG ATCGCAAAGCTGAGTATGATCCCTGTATCATGCTTATTGGAAGTTGTTTTCGATAAGATTCGTTATTCAAGAGACACGAAGCTCAGCATTGCAGTTGTTCTCCTAGGTGTTGCTGTCTGCACTGTTACTGATGTGAGTGTTAATGCTAAAGGCTTCATTGCTGCCTTTATTGCAGTGTGGAGTACTGCCCTACAACAATAT TATGTGCATTTTCTTCAACGGAAGTACTCGCTCAGTTCCTTCAATCTATTAGGACATACTGCACCTGCTCAGGCTGCAACTCTGCTGCTACTAGGCCCATTTGTGGATTATTGGTTGACAAACAGGAGAATTGATGCCTTCGACTTTAGTATAGCATCTTTG GTATTTATAGTCCTATCTTGCACCATTGCAGTCGGGACCAATCTCAGTCAGTTCATCTGCATTGGCAGATTCACAGCTGTGTCGTTCCAAGTTCTTGGACATATGAAGACAATCCTTGTATTGATCCTGGGTTTTCTATTCTTCGGGAAGGAGGGTCTAAATCTACACGTGGTCCTAGGAATGGTCATAGCCGTAGTTGGAATGGTTTGGTATGGAAGTGCATCATCCAAACCTGGTGGAAAGGAGCGCCGGAGCCATACATTACTGCCTATAAGCGGACAGCAGAAACACGGCAGTTTATCAGAATCTTCGGAATTCGATGACAAG TAA
- the LOC127800075 gene encoding UDP-rhamnose/UDP-galactose transporter 6-like isoform X7, translated as MKMAPASKGDKKAATDAAAWMFNVVTSVGVILVNKALMATYGFSFATTLTGLHFATTTFMTAVLRWLGYIQTSHLPFPELLKFVLFANFSIVGMNVSLMWNSVGFYQIAKLSMIPVSCLLEVVFDKIRYSRDTKLSIAVVLLGVAVCTVTDVSVNAKGFIAAFIAVWSTALQQYYVHFLQRKYSLSSFNLLGHTAPAQAATLLLLGPFVDYWLTNRRIDAFDFSIASLVFIVLSCTIAVGTNLSQFICIGRFTAVSFQVLGHMKTILVLILGFLFFGKEGLNLHVVLGMVIAVVGMVWYGSASSKPGGKERRSHTLLPISGQQKHGSLSESSEFDDKVNNQKY; from the exons ATGAAAATGGCTCCAGCTAGCAAGGGTGACAAGAAGGCAGCAACAGATGCGGCTGCATGGATGTTCAATGTAGTAACATCTGTTGGGGTTATTTTGGTGAATAAAGCCTTAATGGCCACATATGGTTTCAGTTTTG CTACAACATTAACCGGTTTGCATTTTGCCACCACAACCTTCATGACGGCTGTTCTTAGGTGGCTGGGGTACATCCAAACTTCTCATTTACCCTTTCCCGAGCTTCTGAAATTTGTTCTATTTGCAAACTTCTCTATTGTTGGTATGAATGTTAGTCTGATGTGGAATTCAGTAGGATTCTATCAG ATCGCAAAGCTGAGTATGATCCCTGTATCATGCTTATTGGAAGTTGTTTTCGATAAGATTCGTTATTCAAGAGACACGAAGCTCAGCATTGCAGTTGTTCTCCTAGGTGTTGCTGTCTGCACTGTTACTGATGTGAGTGTTAATGCTAAAGGCTTCATTGCTGCCTTTATTGCAGTGTGGAGTACTGCCCTACAACAATAT TATGTGCATTTTCTTCAACGGAAGTACTCGCTCAGTTCCTTCAATCTATTAGGACATACTGCACCTGCTCAGGCTGCAACTCTGCTGCTACTAGGCCCATTTGTGGATTATTGGTTGACAAACAGGAGAATTGATGCCTTCGACTTTAGTATAGCATCTTTG GTATTTATAGTCCTATCTTGCACCATTGCAGTCGGGACCAATCTCAGTCAGTTCATCTGCATTGGCAGATTCACAGCTGTGTCGTTCCAAGTTCTTGGACATATGAAGACAATCCTTGTATTGATCCTGGGTTTTCTATTCTTCGGGAAGGAGGGTCTAAATCTACACGTGGTCCTAGGAATGGTCATAGCCGTAGTTGGAATGGTTTGGTATGGAAGTGCATCATCCAAACCTGGTGGAAAGGAGCGCCGGAGCCATACATTACTGCCTATAAGCGGACAGCAGAAACACGGCAGTTTATCAGAATCTTCGGAATTCGATGACAAG GTAAACAACCAGAAATACTAA